From one Streptococcus oralis genomic stretch:
- the trxB gene encoding thioredoxin-disulfide reductase, which yields MYDTIIVGAGPAGMTAALYAARSNLKVALIEGGLPGGQMNNTSDIENYPGYANISGPELAEKMFEPLENLGVEHLYGYVENIEDQGDYKKVITDDQVYETRTVIVATGSKHRLLGVPGEEELNSRGVSYCAVCDGAFFRDQDLLVVGGGDSAVEEALFLTRFAKTVTIVHRRDELRAQKVLQDRAFANEKVNFIWDSVVKEIKGENRVESVVFENVKTGQVTEQAFGGVFIYVGLDPVSDFVKELNIQDQAGWIVTDNHMKTAVDGIFAVGDVRQKDLRQVTTAVGDGAIAGQEAYKFITEHS from the coding sequence ATGTACGATACGATTATTGTCGGTGCTGGACCTGCGGGAATGACCGCTGCCTTATATGCTGCTCGCAGCAATCTGAAAGTGGCTTTGATTGAAGGTGGTCTGCCAGGCGGGCAAATGAATAACACATCTGATATTGAAAACTATCCAGGTTATGCCAATATCAGTGGACCTGAATTGGCTGAAAAGATGTTTGAACCACTTGAAAACCTTGGAGTGGAGCATCTTTATGGCTATGTTGAAAATATTGAAGACCAGGGTGACTATAAGAAGGTAATCACTGATGATCAAGTTTACGAAACCCGTACGGTCATTGTGGCAACTGGGTCAAAACACCGTCTTTTGGGTGTACCTGGAGAAGAAGAACTGAACAGTCGTGGTGTTTCTTACTGTGCCGTATGTGATGGAGCCTTTTTCCGTGACCAAGACTTGCTCGTAGTCGGTGGTGGAGATTCAGCGGTAGAAGAAGCTCTGTTCTTGACTCGCTTTGCCAAGACTGTCACTATTGTTCACCGTCGAGATGAACTTCGTGCCCAAAAGGTTTTGCAAGACCGTGCTTTTGCAAATGAGAAAGTCAACTTTATCTGGGATTCTGTTGTCAAAGAAATCAAAGGTGAAAACCGAGTAGAATCTGTCGTATTTGAAAATGTAAAAACGGGTCAAGTGACAGAGCAAGCCTTCGGTGGTGTCTTTATATATGTTGGTTTGGATCCTGTTAGCGATTTTGTTAAAGAATTGAATATTCAAGACCAGGCAGGCTGGATTGTAACAGATAATCACATGAAAACTGCCGTTGACGGTATCTTTGCAGTTGGAGATGTTCGCCAGAAAGACCTTCGCCAAGTGACAACAGCAGTTGGAGATGGGGCTATCGCTGGTCAAGAAGCCTATAAATTTATCACAGAACATAGTTAA
- a CDS encoding DUF4059 family protein, giving the protein MLLHLFSLYFESLILTTILVVIFLGIWIGLRAMSGVDKTAKARQAHLYDMIMIGVLVVPVLSFAVMSLLLVFKA; this is encoded by the coding sequence ATGCTACTGCATTTATTTTCTTTATATTTCGAGAGTTTGATCTTAACGACCATCCTTGTCGTGATTTTTCTGGGGATTTGGATTGGATTGAGAGCCATGTCTGGTGTGGACAAGACAGCCAAAGCTCGCCAAGCTCATCTCTATGATATGATTATGATTGGAGTTTTGGTCGTTCCGGTGTTATCCTTTGCCGTCATGAGTTTGCTCTTGGTTTTCAAGGCATAA